The sequence below is a genomic window from Nitrospiraceae bacterium.
TTATCAGATTAACAGCTGGGGGGCCTACCGATGGGCGAAATGGGTGAGTACATCGGTGCGGTTTAACTGGCAGCAATGGGGGAATATCAAGGGGCGGGATGGCCAACTCCAGACCACCGTTGGCCCCAATCAACTGGTTCCGACAGCCGATCCTGATCTTCGGGGTGGGAGACGATTGGATGTGTTAGGCGGAGTGAACATTTTGTTCCCCGAGTGGATGGGCCTGGAAAATCATGTAAGCGTGGAAGCAGGTCTTCCCATTTATCAAAATCTTGATGGGCCGCAATTGAAGCAAAGCTATTCATTTTGGGCCAGCTGGCAAATCGTGATGTAAGTGAACGGTGATACTCTGTGCCATATTATGGGTTCTGCTCGGGTAATGGAGATGAAACCATGAGAAACGTATCCGTCGTGGCCGGATTCTGTTGTTTGGGGCTTCTCTTTGTATGCGCGTCTCAGGGAAACGCGTATGAAATTCAACCTGTCAACCAGGGTGGGGGGATTCAGGGGCAAGTCTTTTTTGCCGGCACCCCTCCCGCCCCTTTAGTGGTTGAAGTGGATAAAGGACCGGAAGTGTGTGGGAAAGAACGACAGTTGGTGAAGGTTGAAACGCAGAATGGATGGTTGTCCGGAGCCGTGATTCTGGTGGAAGGGATTCAGACTGGAAAGCCCTTTCCAGTCCAGGCTTTTTCTGGGAAATTACCAGGGGAGGGAGAGTTTCGTTACCAAGGAGGGGAAAGGCTTGGGTTGCAGGTCAAGACCAAGGGATGCAACTTTGGTCCCTTCACTGGGGTGGTTGCCGTGGAGGATCCGGTCATATTTGAAAACCAAGATTCCATCAAGCATACCTTACATACGTTTGCTTCGATGGATAGCAAGGGGATCATGCTTCGCACCATTCATAACCAGGACCTTCATCCAATGGACTCCATGGCTCGGACCTTTGAGGTGGATAAGCTACGGGGGAGCCGTGTGGTGCGAATAACCTGCAACCGGCATGATTTTATGCAAAACTGGCTGTATGTCGTTGACCATCCGTATTTTGCTATTTCGGATCAAGACGGGCGTTTTGCGATTCATCAAATCCCCCCCGGACGGTATACGGTGTTGGCTTGGCATCCGATCTTGGGCGAACAGCGGCAGGACGTTCATATTGCTTCCGGCGGGCAGGTCACGCTCGAATTTCGTTTTAGTCGGGCGCAATCAGAGTAGCTGGCAATCGTGTTCAGGCCGTGTGGACTGATTGCGTGAAATCAACAGCCAAATCTTGAGTCGCATGGAGGTTGCTTAAAGCCTCCGTGCGGTCCAGGCGACCATTCGGGGCCCGGGCCAGGAGGGTCTTGAATGTCACGATTGTTGTAGGGTTCTTCATTGCCCGTGATGCCGTCCTCATAGGCGTCTTTCCACATCTCACCCTGATCTTCCTCGAATGTCCCATTTCCATTCAAATCGATCCAATAGAAAATGGGGTCGCCCACGGTCAGCACTACCGGCGTGCCGAAATCATCTAGCCAGACTTCATAGGTTCGGCGCGCGGTCATAAAATTCACACTGCCGGACCCTGTCAAGTCGAATTCTCGGAAGAATAAGTCATTGCGCCAGTCATAAAACGCGTTCAGTTCTCTCGGGTCAAACTCTTCGGGTTCCTCCGGAAGTTTGGGACGAGGTTGTAGAGAGGAAAAAGGAGAGGCATTCATCCCGACGAACAGGCAATTCGACCGTGAAGTTTGCGTGCAGACGTGGCTATCTGGGAAGGGCCAGGACGCTCTTCCTTCCACGGAGTTCGTCATCAACATCGAGAACATTCCGGCGTATAGGAGGAGAAGCTGTCCAGATCGCATTGTGCCCCACTCACGAACAAGATGATACACCGAAATTGTATGCCTCATTGGGAGAAAAGGGCAAATGCCGCTCTCTTGCCGTGGTCCGTCTGGCACCAGAATTCTCGCCATTCTCCGTGGTGACCGATATAATTCTTTTCAATGTCGCGGACACAGGCAGGATGGCTTACCGCTTTGCTGGATTCTCAATAATCGGCTATGGAGTCAGAATCAAATAAGAACAGAGATGGGGAGTTGGCGAACACGCTCCATCATTTGAGGGAGCGCGTGAAGGAACTGAGTGCCCTGCACGCCACGGCCCAATTGTTTCAACATGAAGACTTATCGATTGAAGAATTGTTGCAAGCGGTGGCCAACTTCATTCCTCCTTCCTGGCAATATCCCGATATTACGGCTTCGC
It includes:
- a CDS encoding carboxypeptidase regulatory-like domain-containing protein, translated to MRNVSVVAGFCCLGLLFVCASQGNAYEIQPVNQGGGIQGQVFFAGTPPAPLVVEVDKGPEVCGKERQLVKVETQNGWLSGAVILVEGIQTGKPFPVQAFSGKLPGEGEFRYQGGERLGLQVKTKGCNFGPFTGVVAVEDPVIFENQDSIKHTLHTFASMDSKGIMLRTIHNQDLHPMDSMARTFEVDKLRGSRVVRITCNRHDFMQNWLYVVDHPYFAISDQDGRFAIHQIPPGRYTVLAWHPILGEQRQDVHIASGGQVTLEFRFSRAQSE